The Medicago truncatula cultivar Jemalong A17 chromosome 4, MtrunA17r5.0-ANR, whole genome shotgun sequence genome includes a region encoding these proteins:
- the LOC11417864 gene encoding auxin-binding protein ABP19b gives MIHTILFFFVLLSSYTSYADDLCVADLLLPNTPSGYPCKSETNVTVNDFVFSGLVPGSTINPFNFAITSAFVTSLPGLNGLGISAARADFGINGSVPVHTHDATELLIVVEGQITAGFITRTKVYSKTIKPGDLIVFPKGLLHFVVNSGVGKAVAFVAFSSSNPSTQILDTLLFGNNLSTSIIAETTLLDVSQILKLKAQFNGTG, from the coding sequence ATGATTCACactattcttttcttttttgttcttctcTCATCATATACCTCTTATGCTGATGATTTATGTGTAGCAGACTTACTACTCCCAAACACCCCTTCAGGCTATCCATGCAAATCAGAAACAAATGTAACAGTGAATGATTTTGTGTTCTCTGGCTTAGTACCTGGAAGCACAATAAACCCTTTTAATTTTGCAATAACATCTGCATTTGTCACTAGTTTACCAGGTCTTAATGGACTTGGTATCTCTGCAGCAAGAGCAGATTTTGGTATAAATGGAAGTGTTCCAGTGCACACTCATGATGCAACTGAATTACTTATCGTTGTCGAAGGTCAAATTACTGCCGGATTTATTACGCGAACTAAAGTTTATTCGAAAACTATTAAACCTGGTGATCTTATAGTTTTTCCAAAAGGACTATTGCATTTTGTAGTGAACTCTGGTGTTGGAAAAGCTGTTGCTTTTGTTGCTTTTAGTAGCTCAAATCCTAGCACACAAATACTTGATACTCTATTATTTGGAAACAATTTATCAACTTCCATAATTGCAGAGACTACTTTACTTGATGTGTCACAGATTCTGAAACTGAAGGCTCAGTTTAACGGCACTGGCTAG
- the LOC11411534 gene encoding uncharacterized protein, with protein sequence MEEAASSNCNAEKNPKKQKMTAACSYLTDELWEIIFKFLNDSDNNRYLEPLSIVSKQFLSITNRLRFSIAMSDKTIPFLYRLFQRFPNLTSLDFSKGRNLNLFVYHIDNFPLNIKSLNVSNHGIHTHKLQLLSKRMKNLTSLTCSGMISIHKSDLFFIADCFPLLEELDISYPMYCSKYDFRLDSDHHHQLLALPKLRKINLSGNWIKDRQSINYLFKNCDLLKEVIMNDLISEDEVDSE encoded by the coding sequence ATGGAGGAAGCCGCATCTTCCAATTGTAATGCAGAGAAAAACcctaagaaacaaaaaatgacaGCAGCATGTTCATATTTAACAGATGAGTTATGGGAGATCATCTTCAAATTTCTCAACGACAGCGACAACAACCGCTACTTGGAACCTCTTTCCATCGTCTCCAAACAATTTCTCTCCATCACCAACCGTCTCCGATTCTCCATAGCAATGTCCGATAAAACAATCCCTTTCCTTTATCGCCTTTTCCAAAGGTTCCCCAACCTCACATCCCTCGACTTCTCAAAAGGTAGAAACCTTAACTTGTTTGTCTACCACATTGACAATTTCCCTTTAAACATCAAATCGCTCAATGTTTCCAACCACGGCATTCATACACATAAGTTGCAATTGTTGTCCAAAAGGATGAAAAACTTGACCTCTCTTACTTGTTCCGGAATGATTAGTATTCACAAGAGTGATCTCTTCTTCATTGCTGATTGTTTCCCTTTACTCGAAGAACTCGACATCAGTTATCCCATGTATTGTAGTAAATATGATTTTAGACTAGATagtgatcatcatcatcaactctTGGCACTTCCCAAACTCCGCAAGATTAATTTATCTGGTAATTGGATCAAAGATCGACAATCTATTAACTATCTCTTCAAGAACTGTGACCTTCTGAAAGAGGTCATCATGAATGACTTGATTTCCGAGGATGAGGTAGACAGTGAGTGA